A genomic segment from Candidatus Effluviviaceae Genus I sp. encodes:
- a CDS encoding pyridoxal phosphate-dependent aminotransferase: MFAKRMDRLGTETAFEVLAKAKALEAQGRDIVHLEIGEPDFDTPDNIRKAAEKAIWQGYTHYGPSAGLMEARKAVCEYFAADRGIEYEPDQIVLTPGGKPVIFLPILALVDHGDEVIYPNPGYPIYESAINFAGGKAVPLVYREERDFRFDMAELEAKINPKTKMLILNSPANPTGGILEESDLKRIAELCVKNDVVVLSDEVYCKIIYEGKHHSIATYPGMKERTILMDAHSKTYAMTGWRLGFAAMPKPIAERFTKLNTNVYSHATTFVQLAGIEALKGPQDKVKEMVATFDKRRKAIVAGMNSIKGWKCLMPKGAFYVFPNITGTGMKSKELADKLLNEAGVACLAGTCFGAHGEGFLRFSYANSLTNIEKALDRIKGVLAHQ; this comes from the coding sequence ATGTTCGCGAAGCGGATGGACAGGCTGGGGACGGAGACCGCCTTCGAGGTGCTCGCGAAGGCGAAGGCGCTCGAGGCGCAGGGCAGGGACATCGTGCACCTCGAGATCGGCGAGCCGGACTTCGACACGCCGGACAACATCCGGAAGGCGGCCGAGAAGGCGATCTGGCAGGGCTACACGCACTACGGCCCGTCGGCCGGGCTCATGGAGGCGCGGAAGGCCGTCTGCGAGTACTTCGCCGCCGACCGCGGCATCGAGTACGAGCCGGACCAGATCGTGCTCACGCCGGGCGGGAAGCCCGTCATCTTCCTTCCCATCCTCGCGCTCGTGGACCACGGCGACGAGGTCATCTACCCGAACCCGGGCTACCCGATCTACGAGTCGGCGATCAACTTCGCCGGCGGGAAGGCCGTTCCCCTCGTGTATCGCGAGGAGCGCGACTTCCGGTTCGACATGGCCGAGCTCGAGGCGAAGATCAACCCGAAGACCAAGATGCTCATCCTGAACTCGCCGGCGAACCCGACGGGCGGCATCCTCGAGGAGAGCGATCTTAAGCGCATCGCTGAGCTGTGCGTCAAGAACGACGTGGTCGTGCTCTCGGACGAGGTCTACTGCAAGATCATCTACGAAGGCAAGCACCACTCCATCGCGACGTACCCGGGGATGAAGGAGCGCACGATCCTCATGGACGCGCACTCGAAGACCTACGCGATGACGGGGTGGCGGCTCGGGTTCGCCGCGATGCCGAAGCCGATCGCCGAGAGGTTCACGAAGCTCAACACGAACGTGTACTCGCACGCGACGACGTTCGTGCAGCTCGCGGGCATCGAGGCGCTCAAGGGCCCGCAGGACAAGGTCAAGGAGATGGTGGCGACCTTCGACAAGCGCCGGAAGGCGATCGTCGCGGGCATGAACTCGATCAAGGGCTGGAAGTGCCTGATGCCCAAGGGCGCGTTCTACGTGTTCCCGAACATCACGGGCACCGGCATGAAGTCGAAGGAGCTCGCGGACAAGCTCCTCAACGAGGCCGGCGTCGCGTGCCTTGCCGGGACCTGTTTCGGCGCGCACGGCGAGGGGTTCCTGCGGTTCAGCTACGCCAACTCGCTCACGAACATCGAGAAGGCGCTCGATCGGATCAAGGGCGTGCTCGCGCACCAGTAG